A stretch of DNA from Paracoccus methylovorus:
TCGCCAGTATGGCAAGCATGGTAATGACACGTGCGAACATGCCGATAGGATAGGTATTGCGCTCGGCATTGTCTATTGGGGACCGCGTGCTGGGCAAGAACGAGGATCAGCTTCGCAGGCATAAGGCACTGCGGAGGAAGGCGACGAACAACTTCATCAAAGCGGTCGGGGACAAGTCGCTGGCAGAGGTGACGACCGACGATTGGTTCACCTTCCGCGCGGCTCTGCTGGCGAAAGTCGCGGCAGGCGAGATCATGGCTGCCAGCGCGAACAAGGATTTTACTTACCTCAATGCCATGTGGAGTGCCATTGCGCAGGTCAAGCAGATCCCGCTGTCCTATTCGATGAAGGGCGTGGCACTGAAGGACGCAAAGGCCAAGAAGCACACGCGGGCTCCGTTCAGCGACGGTTGGATAAAGGAGGAGCTGCTTGCGCCTGGTGCGCTGGCGGGGCTGAATGCCGATGCTCGATATATCCTCTTGGGCATGATCAACACAGGGTATCGCCCCAGCGAAGGCG
This window harbors:
- a CDS encoding site-specific integrase; translation: MLGKNEDQLRRHKALRRKATNNFIKAVGDKSLAEVTTDDWFTFRAALLAKVAAGEIMAASANKDFTYLNAMWSAIAQVKQIPLSYSMKGVALKDAKAKKHTRAPFSDGWIKEELLAPGALAGLNADARYILLGMINTGYRPSEGAGLLPEEIKMDGKVPHILIQPNKNRALKTNIRNGISRTPGSAWKPSRT